One stretch of Streptomyces hygroscopicus DNA includes these proteins:
- a CDS encoding amidase encodes MRGNAGHAHCRNRRGVSTLGDMHRALIVVDIQNDFCEGGSLAVTGGADVAAAITDLIGEATPGYRHIVATRDHHIAPGDHFSDNPDYEHTWPVHCVAGTEGVGFHPNFAPAVGSGAIEAVFDKGAYKAAYSGFEGIDEHGTSLAQWLREREVTEVDVVGIATDHCVRATALDARREGFATHVLLDLTAGVSPDTTERALGELRAAGVELSGKPVV; translated from the coding sequence ATGAGGGGGAACGCGGGGCATGCCCACTGCCGCAATCGACGCGGAGTGTCTACCCTCGGTGACATGCACCGGGCACTGATCGTCGTCGACATCCAGAACGACTTCTGCGAGGGCGGAAGCCTCGCGGTGACGGGGGGCGCGGATGTCGCCGCCGCGATCACCGATCTGATCGGGGAGGCGACGCCCGGTTACCGCCATATCGTCGCCACGCGTGATCACCACATCGCCCCGGGCGATCACTTCTCGGACAACCCGGACTACGAGCACACCTGGCCGGTGCACTGCGTCGCGGGCACCGAGGGTGTCGGGTTCCACCCGAACTTCGCGCCCGCCGTCGGCTCCGGCGCGATCGAGGCGGTCTTCGACAAGGGCGCGTACAAGGCGGCGTACAGCGGTTTCGAGGGTATCGACGAGCACGGCACCTCGCTCGCCCAGTGGCTGCGCGAGCGGGAGGTGACCGAGGTGGACGTGGTGGGCATCGCCACCGACCACTGCGTCCGGGCCACCGCGCTGGACGCGCGCCGCGAGGGGTTCGCCACGCATGTCCTGCTGGACCTGACCGCGGGCGTCTCCCCGGACACGACCGAGCGCGCCCTGGGCGAGCTGCGGGCGGCCGGGGTCGAGCTCAGCGGCAAGCCGGTCGTCTGA
- a CDS encoding protease produces the protein MNSQRRTARSAAIATVVAALGAAALSTGMAQADAPSTRVERHDPAPAKTDVQHDLEGPYSKQQEAQRQEALRQVISGDTKATTRGASKVVKLGKGKYVELAREKTDKIFTILVEFGDKVDDTTMYDPDGDGPEPPVKKYGGEPGPAHNTIAEPDRADDNSTAWQKDYNREHFQDLYFSKDKKKESLKKYYEKQSSGRYSVDGEVSDWVKVDWNEARYGSNYCGDTNCANAWDLIRDGVNQWAKDQKAAGRTDAQIKADLAKYDQWDRYDYDADGNFNEPDGYIDHFQIVHAGEDESAGGGAEGENAIWAHRWYAYGTDAGNTGPGENKSGGTQIGDTGIWVGDYTMQPENGGLGVFAHEYGHDLGLPDEYDTTGKGESSVAYWSLMSAGSWLGTGKDAIGDLPGDMNAWDKLQLGWLNYATAKAGKKSTHTLGVAEYNTKNKQALVVELPAKPVTTEVVAPAEGTKQWWSGMGDDLKNTLTRSVDLTGKSKASLDLQGWWDIEENFDYLYTEVSTDGGANWTPIDGTADGKAIPRDAGDKPALTGTAGAYKKLSFPLDAYAGKKIELRFRYQTDGGVAQKGFAADAITLTADGTPVFSDGAEGDDNGWTANGFSRIGASFSKDYPQYYIAENRQYVSYDTTLKTGPYNFGWASTRPDWVEHFPYQNGLLIWQWDTSQPDNNVGVHPGSGLILPIDAHATPEKWADGTLMRNRIQAYDSPFSRFPSDGFTLHNDGKAAKVKPKPGIPVFDDHKGTYWDKGNPTGSVKIADTNTRVKILKELPGGSTMTVQVGPSAS, from the coding sequence GTGAACAGCCAACGGAGAACGGCCAGATCGGCCGCCATAGCCACCGTGGTGGCCGCGCTCGGCGCGGCGGCACTCTCGACTGGCATGGCTCAGGCGGACGCGCCGTCTACGCGTGTTGAGCGCCATGATCCGGCGCCCGCGAAGACGGATGTCCAGCACGATCTCGAGGGCCCGTACAGCAAGCAGCAGGAGGCGCAGCGCCAGGAGGCGCTGCGTCAGGTCATCTCCGGCGACACCAAGGCGACCACGCGCGGGGCGTCGAAGGTGGTGAAGCTCGGCAAGGGCAAGTACGTCGAGCTGGCCCGGGAGAAGACCGACAAGATCTTCACCATCCTGGTCGAGTTCGGCGACAAGGTGGACGACACCACCATGTACGACCCGGACGGTGACGGCCCCGAGCCGCCGGTGAAGAAGTACGGCGGCGAGCCCGGCCCGGCGCACAACACCATCGCCGAGCCGGACCGCGCCGACGACAACAGCACGGCCTGGCAGAAGGACTACAACCGCGAGCACTTCCAGGACCTCTACTTCTCCAAGGACAAGAAGAAGGAGTCCCTGAAGAAGTACTACGAGAAGCAGTCCTCGGGCCGCTACTCCGTGGACGGCGAGGTCTCCGACTGGGTCAAGGTCGACTGGAACGAGGCCCGGTACGGCTCCAACTACTGCGGTGACACCAACTGCGCCAACGCCTGGGACCTGATCCGCGACGGCGTCAACCAGTGGGCCAAGGACCAGAAGGCGGCCGGCCGCACCGACGCGCAGATCAAGGCGGACCTGGCCAAGTACGACCAGTGGGACCGCTACGACTACGACGCCGACGGCAACTTCAACGAGCCCGACGGCTACATCGACCACTTCCAGATCGTCCACGCCGGTGAGGACGAGTCCGCGGGCGGCGGGGCCGAGGGCGAGAACGCGATCTGGGCGCACCGCTGGTACGCGTACGGCACCGACGCGGGCAACACCGGCCCGGGCGAGAACAAGTCGGGCGGTACGCAGATCGGCGACACCGGCATCTGGGTCGGCGACTACACGATGCAGCCGGAGAACGGCGGCCTCGGCGTCTTCGCCCATGAGTACGGCCATGACCTGGGCCTGCCGGACGAGTACGACACCACAGGTAAGGGGGAGTCGTCCGTCGCCTACTGGTCGCTGATGTCCGCCGGATCCTGGCTCGGCACCGGTAAGGACGCCATCGGCGATCTGCCCGGCGATATGAACGCCTGGGACAAGCTGCAGCTCGGGTGGCTGAACTACGCCACGGCCAAGGCCGGGAAGAAGTCGACCCACACGCTCGGGGTCGCGGAGTACAACACCAAGAACAAGCAGGCGCTGGTCGTCGAGTTGCCCGCCAAGCCCGTCACCACCGAGGTGGTCGCCCCCGCCGAGGGCACCAAGCAGTGGTGGAGCGGGATGGGGGACGACCTGAAGAACACCCTGACCCGGTCCGTGGACCTCACCGGTAAGTCCAAGGCCAGCCTGGACCTCCAGGGCTGGTGGGACATCGAGGAGAACTTCGACTACCTCTACACCGAGGTCTCCACCGACGGCGGCGCCAACTGGACGCCGATCGACGGTACGGCGGACGGCAAGGCCATCCCGCGCGACGCCGGTGACAAGCCCGCGCTGACCGGCACCGCCGGGGCGTACAAGAAGCTCTCCTTCCCGCTGGACGCCTACGCGGGCAAGAAGATCGAGCTCCGCTTCCGCTACCAGACCGACGGCGGTGTGGCGCAGAAGGGCTTCGCGGCCGACGCGATCACCCTGACCGCCGATGGCACCCCGGTCTTCAGCGACGGCGCCGAGGGCGATGACAACGGCTGGACCGCGAACGGCTTCTCGCGCATCGGCGCGTCCTTCAGCAAGGACTACCCGCAGTACTACATCGCCGAGAACCGCCAGTACGTGTCGTACGACACCACCCTGAAGACCGGTCCGTACAACTTCGGCTGGGCCTCCACCCGGCCCGACTGGGTCGAGCACTTCCCGTACCAGAACGGCCTGCTGATCTGGCAGTGGGACACCTCGCAGCCGGACAACAACGTCGGCGTCCACCCGGGCAGCGGTCTGATCCTGCCGATCGACGCGCACGCCACCCCCGAGAAGTGGGCCGACGGCACGCTGATGCGCAACCGGATCCAGGCGTACGACTCGCCCTTCAGCCGGTTCCCGTCGGACGGCTTCACGCTGCACAACGACGGTAAGGCCGCCAAGGTGAAGCCGAAGCCGGGCATCCCGGTCTTCGATGACCACAAGGGGACGTACTGGGACAAGGGCAATCCGACCGGCAGTGTGAAGATTGCTGACACCAACACCCGGGTCAAGATCCTCAAGGAGCTCCCGGGCGGCTCGACGATGACCGTCCAGGTCGGACCGTCCGCCTCCTAG
- a CDS encoding membrane protein: MPRPTPAQLAYGSATVVLSTFAMLLLSQTQSGLGIAVVTVVGLASGLLVAVTVPVARASRPSRTVRTSSPAAGSGPADSAGARTRAHADSMRG, translated from the coding sequence ATGCCGCGTCCGACTCCTGCACAGCTTGCCTATGGTTCGGCCACCGTCGTTCTTTCGACCTTCGCCATGCTGCTGCTGTCCCAGACCCAATCGGGACTCGGTATCGCGGTGGTCACCGTGGTCGGGCTCGCGTCCGGGCTCCTCGTCGCCGTCACCGTGCCGGTGGCCCGGGCGTCCCGCCCCAGCCGCACCGTCCGCACCAGCAGCCCCGCGGCTGGGTCCGGACCGGCCGACTCGGCGGGGGCGCGCACCCGGGCGCACGCCGACTCAATGCGCGGCTGA
- a CDS encoding membrane protein, with amino-acid sequence MAPDPLSSPPHAFPAGMPPLATPGQRFAARLIDIIVLGVIWTVALIATGALQYTMDHPGEQHMGKVTLALIITMAVYFGYEGVMLARSGQTLGKRALRIRVAMLADGDVPAGQGWVRAAVYVLPGMLIPLLVGTVFWLVNSASLLWDKPFQRCLHDKAARTVVVSAAH; translated from the coding sequence ATGGCCCCCGACCCGCTGTCCTCGCCCCCGCACGCGTTCCCCGCCGGGATGCCCCCGCTGGCCACCCCTGGTCAGCGCTTCGCCGCCCGGCTGATCGACATCATCGTCCTCGGCGTCATCTGGACGGTGGCGCTCATCGCGACCGGCGCGCTCCAGTACACGATGGACCACCCGGGCGAGCAGCACATGGGCAAGGTGACCCTCGCGCTCATCATCACGATGGCCGTCTACTTCGGCTACGAGGGCGTCATGCTGGCCCGCAGCGGACAGACGCTCGGCAAGAGGGCGCTGCGCATCCGGGTGGCGATGCTCGCCGACGGGGATGTGCCGGCCGGTCAGGGCTGGGTCCGCGCGGCGGTCTACGTACTGCCCGGGATGCTGATCCCGCTGCTCGTCGGCACGGTTTTCTGGCTGGTCAACTCGGCCTCCCTACTGTGGGACAAGCCGTTCCAGCGCTGTCTGCACGACAAGGCCGCGCGGACCGTGGTGGTGTCAGCCGCGCATTGA